A genomic stretch from Bosea sp. F3-2 includes:
- a CDS encoding ABC transporter substrate-binding protein, with amino-acid sequence MKLRGLLFGIAASLAATTALAQQPIKIGMITTLSGPGGYLGQDIRDAFKLAIDMEGGKLGGVPVELVVEDDALKPGQGKQIAEKMLKTDGIKIMTGIVFSNVAGATVPDIVDSGALYVSPNAAPSNFAGKECNENYFVVAWQNDSLHESAGQYATNLGYKKAFILAPNYQAGKDALTGFKRLFKGEVVGEVYTRLDQTDFAPEMAQIRSANPDVVFQFHPGGLGIAFLRQYQQAGLLGKVPMVLAEPSLDATTLKAVGEAALGLSVTAHWNSDFDNPANKKFMEAWTKAYNRAPTYYASQGYDTALAIASALKATGGKTDVPALRKALAKADFQSVRGAFKFGPNQHPVQDWYALKVEKAADGTPVLKTSGKVLSNHSDVYAKDCKL; translated from the coding sequence ATGAAATTGCGCGGATTGCTCTTCGGCATCGCCGCCTCGCTGGCGGCGACCACCGCCCTCGCCCAGCAGCCGATCAAGATCGGCATGATCACCACGCTTTCGGGCCCGGGCGGCTATCTCGGCCAGGACATCCGCGACGCTTTCAAGCTCGCCATCGACATGGAGGGCGGCAAGCTCGGCGGCGTGCCGGTCGAGCTCGTGGTTGAGGACGACGCGCTCAAGCCCGGCCAGGGCAAGCAGATCGCCGAGAAGATGCTGAAGACCGACGGCATCAAGATCATGACCGGCATCGTCTTCTCGAACGTCGCCGGCGCGACCGTTCCCGACATCGTCGATTCCGGCGCGCTCTATGTGAGCCCCAACGCCGCGCCGTCGAACTTCGCCGGCAAGGAGTGCAATGAGAACTATTTCGTCGTCGCCTGGCAGAATGACAGCCTGCATGAGAGCGCCGGCCAGTACGCCACCAATCTCGGCTACAAGAAGGCCTTCATCCTCGCCCCGAACTACCAGGCCGGCAAGGATGCGCTGACCGGCTTCAAGCGCCTGTTCAAGGGCGAGGTCGTCGGCGAGGTCTATACCCGCCTCGACCAGACCGACTTCGCGCCGGAAATGGCGCAGATCCGCTCGGCCAATCCCGACGTCGTCTTCCAGTTCCACCCGGGCGGCCTCGGCATCGCCTTCCTGCGCCAGTACCAGCAGGCCGGCCTGCTCGGGAAGGTGCCGATGGTGCTGGCCGAGCCCTCGCTCGACGCCACCACGCTGAAGGCGGTCGGCGAAGCCGCGCTCGGCCTCAGCGTCACCGCGCACTGGAACTCGGATTTCGACAACCCGGCCAACAAGAAGTTCATGGAGGCCTGGACCAAGGCCTATAACCGCGCACCGACCTATTATGCCAGCCAGGGCTACGACACCGCGCTCGCCATCGCCTCCGCCCTGAAGGCGACCGGCGGCAAGACCGACGTGCCCGCGCTGCGCAAGGCGCTCGCCAAGGCGGACTTCCAATCGGTGCGCGGCGCCTTCAAGTTCGGCCCGAACCAGCACCCGGTGCAGGATTGGTACGCCCTCAAGGTCGAGAAGGCCGCTGACGGCACGCCGGTCCTGAAGACGTCCGGGAAGGTGCTAAGCAACCACAGCGACGTCTACGCCAAGGACTGCAAGCTCTGA